The Apium graveolens cultivar Ventura chromosome 10, ASM990537v1, whole genome shotgun sequence nucleotide sequence TGCCATCCATAGTGAGGCAACTCGAAATTAGTCCCTGTGTAATAAACAGGATCCTAAAATGTGTATATTAATTTCTTATGTCCTGCAAGTCTGTAGCTATGATACCTCATAAAAGATGTTATAAAGAAGAAACCGACCACCTTGCTATCCTGTGATATACGTCATTCATACTGCTACATTAATCTATAATAAAACAGTCAAAGTCACAACCCACCGCCCAACAACTGGTTATTTGCAGCAGAGAGCCTTTGAATTCAATACTTCATTATTAGGACCTCTCAAAATCTTTAGCCTCTGAAACCAGTTTTGAAAGAGTGCTAGTACTAGGTTTTGATTCCTCTGCTAAATTTTGAGGACTAACTTCTGAAAAAAGGGAAACAATCTTAATAATCATACACATGTAATAAGTCCACAACGACCAGTAGTTATGTTCAACTTTTCGCATTTATTTTGCGCAATATTCTTGGTTATATTGCATTGCCTTGCAAAAAGTTGGCTACAATACAACCATCCCTAGCTATTGACGTGAACTCAGATGTATATGACTGGTTAATCATTTTTGCAGAATATTACACATTAAAACTGGATGAAATTTACTTTGTTTATGAAGAAATTCTGGTAGAAAAGCAGAGATTGTGCTGGACAATACATGTATCTGAAATCTGTCAATCAAGTTAATTGGCATTTCTTTCCCTTGTGAATATGCTCTGTGCTTCTCTTGTGAATGTCTCCCTTTCCCAATGTAATTTGGTTACATATGTTTTGACAGGCATCTTGGCTGGCAATTGTCCCTGTTTTTTTTTACATTCCAGGGCCATAATCATATCAATTTTGGCTTTTCTACATATTTGAATGTCACTTTTAGTATAACTATGAACTTCATTCTCTGCCCAATCATCACCATTTAAGACGTTTTTTTTACAAATTTCTGGATTCCAAACTGCTGTCCCTTTCCAGGTTAATGAAAAAAACAAGATATATAATATCAACTAGTACTTCATAACCTACTTATGGTAAGACTCCTTCCTCTTCCCTACTGGAGGTCATAGGTTCAAATGTTCACATTCTTTCCCCATTATTCTAATTTAATGTGTTGAAGATGTGTAACATTGCAAAACCAAAAACAAAAGAATCTTTGATGGCTTATAACTAGAAGCTGTATTCATAGTGAAGcagatcaaagaaatattctttAACTTGGCCGAAAACCAAAATTCCTAAATAAACACTATTTTTTGCCAGATTACAAGTCACACGATGGGAAAACCATAACTTGTGAACTACAAAAAAAATCCATAATTAAGTCATGGCCTTAAGTGGTACTATTAAGTTGGGTTTCCATGCAGGTGCCCAGGAAGTGTGTGAATAATGATCATCTCTGGACGCCTAGATTCTCTCCAAATTTTAAAGTTTCTGTTGCCTTGATGTTTACCAATTAACACTTGCATGTAACCAAATCTGAATTCTTTTGTACAGAATATGGCCCGGATAAGAGCACTGGTCATGTCAAGCCATCTACAGAAGGGGATATAAGATGTCAAACCCAGAAAAAACCTGGAAAAAAATGGCATTAAGAAGTTTACTTACGCCATAATATGAAGGGATCCTCAACATCTGTTCAAAGGAGCCAGAATTTACGTCGTAGCTAGTTTTGTTTCTGACATTTCAACTTCATAGGAACTAGTATCTGAAAGATTCTGTGTCTCTAGTTTCATCTGATTAAGCTTGTTTAGTCTTACAGCTCGCAGCTCATATCTGATTAATTGTCAGAAAAAGATACCATAAATAATGAACCCGAGTTTAATAATAATATGAGGGTAAAGATCTAAAGCATGAATTAATATCGCATGCAGCTGAGCAGATCATAGTTCCGTTATATGATACAAATGGAAATGAAATTAAACTGTACATGTAACACAACTAAATTTAAGCACGCTCACATAATGTAACCAAATTACTCTCATGTTGCACTTCTGGCCACCATTTATGAGATATATCATGTTCATACACCTCAGCCATAGCACACTATGAGATGTAGGTTTAAAGTGTGGGCTTAAGTCAATTGAGCATTAAATCTATTGAGTGTGTATCTGTGAAAGAATATCCTGTAAATTACTCCAGAGATAAAGTTAGCCACGGTTCCTCCGGAATCATCCAGATGTAATGTTTAACGTTCTTGGTGAACAATGTGACAATTCAAATATTTTCAGTCAACTTCCGATAATTTGAAACAAGTTTCTAAACGGAAATATGAAAGTACACACACAATCAAAGTTGACCCTGGAAACTTTAGAAAGGTGGACTGCTTCATCTAGCGCATATTATATGCAATCTAATCCATTTACAAGTTGCAATAATTCACCGGTAACTAAACAAAAGAAACCAATCAAAGTCAAGATGAACCAATTTTACTTACAAAAAACTTTGGCCTCATTTTTGCTGATCTTTTCAGCTTATATATCGGCAATATTTAGCAATCTAAGATTCACCTACAACAGGAATTAATTTCATAGATATTAATAACATCCACGCCCTTCGAAATCTATTCAGGGGGAGAAAAAAGAATCAGTTTTCAAAGATCAATACAAGTGTCCGTGATATAGGTCTGTATGTGTAGGTGCCACCACCCAAAAGTGTTCAGATTTCCAGGCGAAATTCATGTTAAACAGTAAATAGGAATACCCCATAAATAGGTTTATATAGTCTCAAAAATAAAGCAACAATGAGAAATACAGCACTCATCAAGGATGACTAAAATGATAGCTTCCAAACATCAGAGCAAATAAAGGACTTACTCAGCCAAATTGTTCTTAGCTAGTGTAAAGTATATTCTCCAAAAGTCTCGCTCTTTTAAGTAGCGTGGACAAAGTTGGAATCTAAGTTGTGACAGTTCCTGAAAGGACAGAGTTCACTGCATAAGTTTCTTCAAATATAGTAAAGCAAGCTTAGACAGAGACAAGATCTTAAAGCCTAAATGCGGAAGCTAAGAACAGCCAACAAACTAATGTCAAGATTTAGGAATATTTGTTTGCCAAATTGACTAAAATTATGTGTCCCAAATACAAAAGTTATCAAATCTGAAGCGACATAAAGATTCAATCAGAATTACAATAGACACTTGAAGAATGCGGAATGATGTCACCCCTAGACAGCTAAAGCTGATTATAGAACTGCACATGCAACAATTTAGTCCACAACACCAACTTAATATGTGTAATTACCCCTCTGATACGAAGGGATTAACAAAATGAAACATTAACTACAAGTGTATAATGTACAACCATTGGAGGAGTACATAATACTGACATTGGAGAGTATAAGAAAATGCCACTGGAAGAGTATAAATCATGAGAATAAAAAAACTTAAAGAATCCTTAAGCACGGTTTActaaagaagaaataatgaatgaagagtctTAAGTCTCATACACTCAACTTATAGTATTTTAGCTATTCTTTCTCATCTGAAGTGGTTACTCAGATCAAGAGCACATCCCAGTCCAACCATAACTGATATGTATAATCACTACAGAAGCAACCGAACTTTATTCCAACATCAGAACAAAAATTTGTTGACATACTTGTCTATACCTACCGTTACATTACTTTCCTTCTAACCAAATGAAGTGTATGGTTCACAGATTTAAAGAGCACCAATGCAAGAAAATATAAAGCCGCAAACTTCATAATGGCACTTACAACCAAAAAAAACATAAATTCACTAAAATCCCATTGCTGAGCCAATAATTCCTCACAGGCAGCAAGACAAGACAAGATAAATACAATCATCTTGTACACTAAAACACTGTCCTCACTACAATCATCTTTAAGACTAAAACTACATAAAGATTGAATTTCAATTAATGGACAGAAAAAGCATAATTATAGGATGGCACAAACAACATTACATAAATACcgtcaataaatatatatagctGCCCCTCTAATACGTaaggaaaaaagagaggaaacGAAACATTAATTAGAAAAAAGAGAACCATTGAAAGGGCATGCATCATGACTTGATGAGAACTTAAACAATTTGATAATCCTTAATCATGATATAATAAAAATGTCAAAGAAGACTGATATAAAGTTCAACACAAATTCATCTGCATTAATATACTAGTTTTCAGTACTTAAGGGGAAAAAATGAACACTTTGAAACCACAGGGGCAGATGGGTATATTGGTGTAAACCTTGAGGTTCAAAAGGTCATTAAGAGCATAAGATATTAACACTGTTTTTGGTAGAACTGAATAACATAGTGAAAATAGTACGgaataatacaaaaattaaacttctaaTCTCACCAGTGACCAATATAGAGACGAATGCTCATTCACATATCCTACTCCTATTCTTCACAAACTTTATCATGGAATATTTGCACAATCTATCTTCTATCTTGAATTCTAATAGAGCACCAACACCAATGCAGGAAAATACAAAGCCACAAACTTTAAATATCAATTATAGTAAATAACATTAATTTCATTGAACTGCACACAAAAAGAGAGATTAATTTAAAACTCAAACAAAAACCTTGGCTTTGGAGAGAACAAGAATAGCGTGCTGCTGTTGCCATTCAGACAAATCGTTGCGTACTTTCCCCAAAGCTTTTGAATCATCATCAACATCACCATCACCACAATTAGCTCCTCCCTCTTCATCTAAAAACTAAAAACTAGTTAAAAACTAGTAACAAAATAAAATCACAACTATACATACAAACTCATCAATAAACACCCTTAACACAAAAACAAACAAGAATATCAATAcacacataaacataaaatataaatcATATACCTAATTGAAAATTAACACTACTAAACACCCAAAAGCATATAAAGAAGCAATATTGTATGTAAATATAGAAAAATTAAGAACCTTGAAGAGGGTAGTTTCTGAAAGTATCAAGAGTGAAGGAGCTGATAAGATGAATTAAATCATCATTTACACCATAAATATCTTGATTTTCTTGAGGAATTGAATGATGGGTagttttattttgagaaaaagatTCCATCTTTATGGGTACTGAAAGACTTTTACGAACCCATGAATACATGTTCTCCCTGTCTCTGCAGATCCAAGAATGGTggtggagagagagagaggtttgGGGATTGGGTTTGGGTCGGAAATTGGATGAATTTGGCATTGGGCTAATTCTGAGTATAAGGCCCAAATGAGAAAGAGTGCCTGTATGATGAAAAAATATGTCGAGAGAAGGATTCGAACCTACGCCCTTTCGGACTCGGACAGACTTCAGGCGCCTTGACCACTCGGCCATCTCGacatatatttgaattattatatcaTGTTATCTTAgtataaaaaaatagaaaattttcGATTACATGTATACAccgatattttaatttatttttatttttgaaataaaaatatatatcaaatttgtattcataataaaaaaaaatcattaatAAATCTGGAGACCGGTGAAATTTAAATTACTTAACCCATACTTTGTTTATTTCCTTTGAAAATTGGGGGAGGCTAAGCACGGTGATTCAAGTAGAAGGGGGCAATGGATGAGCAGACCAGATGTTATGGTAGGCCGGTCATGCATGATTTAGTTAGCAGTAGCGTTGATAAGAAATTGTGGTTGTGGGTCATGTTTGGATAGTGAGACCCCATATATGTAACGTGCAGCTTCTAACTTGTAAATTTAACTCCACAGCCAGTCAAGCAAGGCGCAACCCATATGAATATTCCTTTGTAGTTTGTACATATGACACCCATATGTACATAAACATGCAATGTGATTATTCCATATTATCATTGTCTTTTTTACTGTTGCTCAACAAATCATTCCGCTCTCCGCATGCTATATTGCTAGTAGTATTTACCCAGTTGAGTGATCATGGCTAGTCGGTGGACAATATTCACAAGAGCATGCGCATGCATTAGTCAATAGTCATTACAATCTTCACAACTTCTCGTAATTAGCATGTTTGTGAGAGTTTTTCATGTAAGAAACTCCAAAATCATAGTAAACAAACACTTGAACATTACAAAACAACCTAAATGTCATGACTTGTGCTTTCATGACTTAGCTTCTTCCTCCATCCTCACCATCACCATTCACCATTTGCCTATATCTCTAGAGCCGTGTCCCAGGGTGTTCCAAGTGTTCCACGGAACACGACCCTAAAATTTGAGGGACATATTTTCAAGATGCAagtgtatatacatatattttatttgtttgaaaaaataaaaacaaGTATACATTTCTTTATctaataaaaaaatatacaaaTACAAGAAAGGTTAAAAATAATTATGAATTATTATCtagaataaaattataaaaaaaataagagaatttaccaaaaatactaaTTTTTCTAAGTTTTTTGGCGATTTtactattttctgatttttttgcaaaaatacggaatcaaccaaaatcaaccaacTAGTTGAATAAAAGTTTTTTGGTTGATTTGAAATTACATGTAGTTGATTCGGTTGCTAAAAAACCGCATTTTTGCAAATTAAAAAGtaattttgcaaaaaaaaatttagactcgggtatttttcaaaaaaaccctaaaaataaTCCTAAATATTAAATAAGTAACAAAAAAGTTAGGAAAATATTACTAGAAGagtaaaaatattatttttttttataagtATTATAAACTACTTGTGTTGATAATAAAATACTGGAATGGTAGTTTTTCTTAAACAACTTGTACATTATATCATTTTCTAAATAATATAGTTTTTAGGTaattagtttattttaaattatagtaatattcacatattaaataaaaatttaatttaaaatattaattaattatttaattaattaatgtTTATATATAGACTTAAATAAATTTACATATGAATTATGTTTTAGGTGATTATCTTATTGTTTATAATTACTTTATCTTATTGTTATGTACTTGTAATATCTTTTAATTTTAAgtttaattataattatgttaaaaatataaattttgattaattattattGTTGTATTATTTGCTAGTATTTATTTTTGATAAATAAAATTGGGGGCACATTTTTTTAGTTTTGCACAGGCACATGAAATCTCAAGTACGGGCTCTTTATATATCTTGCATACAAATAAAATTAAATGTAGtttgtatatatacatattgACATCCCAATATAAGTCTTTTTCGAAATAATATAGACACTCATTTTCTGAGGTCCTACAGTAGTGCATGCATGTCTTGGAGGTAATTGAGAAAGGAACCATATAGATAGTAAGCAGATTTTGACTTGAATGTTAATTTAGTTTTGTTCTCATTTGCATATATAAGAACAGATGAATGCTAGCTGTGGTGAGTAGTGGAAGTGCTAATAATGCATATCAAAGGCCATGATTGCAAAGTTTTCATTTCACAGGGTGAGACCCAATGGGACCTAATGCAACTATTGATACAATATGACCCCCTCCATTTGTGGGGAAGCAATCATATACTATTTTAAATCTACATTACAAATCACTATATATAAATTTCCACCCTCTAGATCTCTTTAGGCTTCTCATTAATTTCTGCTTTTACTTCTCTTTTACTTCGCATGCTTGCTGTCTCATTGTTGTTTCCTATCAGTCATTGCAATGACATGAACGGAATATTTCTTTTACTGAATTTTAACTAAAAATCGTGATTAGTCGTGAGAATAGGTTAGACTCCTTGGTAGAAGTACACTGGCACAGTGGCACTAAAATTACTCTCAAAACTGAAGAGCAAGTAAATATTCAATTTTCCTAAATGATGCATACCTCTATGCTCCAGTTCTTTGATTATATATTTAACCAACTAACCATACTTGTAATTAAAGAAACAGCACTCTGAATAGTGAGGTATGTTTATTGTGTTGCCCTACACACATTAACAGATAAGTTATATTTATTAGGTTTGTTGATGAGACAGACAATCTTTATCAACAGACAATGTTTTACAGTCATGGATTTCACTATTCACACCTTAAACATTTTAATTCCTTCTATTATCATGTTTGAACCTTTGAATTCTTCCTTGTTTATCTTGTCACAATCTTTAAATAGCATATCCTAAGAAAGATTGAACAGAATGATCTCACAATTATTACAACCGTAATCCTGTTTACATGAACTGGCCCTTAAAGTCATTCTtgagtatatatatttttattataatgaTCACTGACATGAATTTTAATACTCACGCATGCATGCCTCGGCTGAAACTTGAACTCTCGACTTCTTGTCGATACCAAGACCAGAAGGTTACATGTTAGCCAAAGTTTTTCATATTTCTATTTTTCATTGTGCAATTTATAACCTTCCTTTCTACAAGAGAGTGTGATACAGGGGATCTACACAAGCATGCCCAAAATGTTATAATTATTTGTTTGAGGAGACTAGACAAGTGGTAAAAAATGTCACCCCTTTAGCTTTACTTTTAGCAAGAACTTTTGACATTTTTATTCAAACAAGTTAAAATCCCACTCCTTTGTTTACGCCTATTGACTTGCTCAGATTTATCTATACATGACTGTAGAGACAATTCAGCTATATATATAATGTATGAGAATTTAAAAGTTATAACCATGTCCCACCTCACAGGCCCTTTGCTTTGGACTGTTGCATTCTATGATTTGCAAACCACTTATTTGACAAAAATGGCCAAAAATTTGTACCAACAGAAACATCTTCAACTGTGTCTTTGTACTACTACTCTTTACTCACTTCTCTTAACCACATTGTTCTGTTTTTCTATCTACAAAATACCCTTATTTCTATTTTGGTTTTCTTGTATCAGCTGTTCATGGACAAGCACCAGAACCAGCACCAGCAGCAGTTGTCTTTGGCTAAGTGTTCTCGGCAGCAACAGCGATACAGCGAATGGTTTGTTTGTCTTTTGTTTGCGGAATTATATTATTACAGTCCAGTTCAATGATAGATCTTATGTTTGATTAAGTATTGGTTTGTTTAAGTGTTGATATTTCTTAGTTATGATTGGTTTTATGTGATGTTTGCTGAAGTACTTGTCATATTAGGCTATGTTTGTCCTTGCATATAAAGGTGAAGTGATGTTAGTTCTGTGCAATTGTTTATGAATATAGTTGTTTGTTTGTTTTTTGTGTTTGAACTGATGAAAAAAGATGCAGTGTTTTTTAGCGTATTGATAAAAAATCATCTGAAAAATTAGGAATATTGTTT carries:
- the LOC141689968 gene encoding uncharacterized protein LOC141689968, producing MPNSSNFRPKPNPQTSLSLHHHSWICRDRENMYSWVRKSLSVPIKMESFSQNKTTHHSIPQENQDIYGVNDDLIHLISSFTLDTFRNYPLQDEEGGANCGDGDVDDDSKALGKVRNDLSEWQQQHAILVLSKAKELSQLRFQLCPRYLKERDFWRIYFTLAKNNLAEYELRAVRLNKLNQMKLETQNLSDTSSYEVEMSETKLATT